The following are encoded in a window of Lacinutrix sp. WUR7 genomic DNA:
- a CDS encoding glycosyltransferase, producing the protein MQNNNKKKICVVTSSLAKGGAEKSSATLTHILHNLGYDIHVVTMLSQVEYAYSGTLFNLGEFKDKNDTFSGKIKRFRKFKKYLKKENFDVVIDNRYRVLAYRECIFTKYLYNNIPVIYVLHNYVQEKTFTPYKWLNNWLYKKETFTAVSEEISQKFKEEFQIKKMHTVYNAFNFEEIEQKASEANTFEIENNNYIIFYGRIDDHHKNISLLLQAYKASKLPEQHIKLLILGNGDDYNKIVNYTKELQLENDVVFKGFTANPYPYVKNALFTMLTSRHEGFPMVIPESLALATPVIAVNCTSGPKEVIENRENGLLVENYDVNALADAMNSFIFDKVLYQHCKANAKQSVEKFSVENISKDWNKLIENLNEN; encoded by the coding sequence TTGCAAAATAACAATAAAAAAAAGATTTGCGTAGTTACTTCTTCTCTTGCAAAAGGAGGAGCAGAAAAATCTTCGGCAACCCTTACGCATATTTTGCATAATTTAGGTTATGATATTCATGTTGTAACAATGTTATCGCAAGTAGAATATGCATATTCTGGTACGCTTTTTAACTTAGGTGAATTTAAAGATAAAAACGATACTTTTTCAGGAAAAATCAAAAGATTCAGAAAATTTAAGAAATACCTTAAAAAAGAAAACTTCGATGTTGTTATTGATAACAGATATCGTGTGTTGGCGTATAGAGAATGCATCTTTACTAAATATTTGTACAACAATATTCCTGTAATTTATGTGCTTCATAATTACGTGCAAGAAAAAACGTTTACACCATATAAATGGCTGAATAATTGGTTGTATAAAAAGGAAACATTTACTGCTGTTTCAGAAGAAATTAGTCAAAAATTTAAAGAAGAATTTCAAATTAAAAAAATGCATACCGTTTATAATGCGTTTAACTTTGAAGAGATAGAACAAAAGGCTTCCGAAGCTAATACCTTTGAAATAGAAAATAACAACTATATTATTTTTTACGGAAGAATAGACGATCACCATAAAAATATTAGCTTATTATTACAAGCATATAAAGCATCCAAACTGCCAGAACAGCATATTAAATTATTAATATTAGGTAATGGAGATGATTATAATAAGATTGTAAATTACACCAAAGAATTACAGCTCGAAAATGATGTAGTATTCAAGGGGTTTACTGCAAATCCGTATCCGTATGTGAAAAATGCTTTATTCACCATGCTTACAAGTAGACATGAAGGTTTTCCTATGGTAATTCCAGAATCGTTAGCATTAGCAACTCCTGTGATCGCTGTTAACTGTACCTCGGGACCAAAAGAAGTAATAGAAAATAGGGAAAATGGATTGCTAGTAGAAAATTATGATGTAAATGCCTTAGCAGATGCAATGAATAGTTTTATATTTGACAAAGTACTTTATCAGCATTGTAAAGCAAATGCTAAGCAAAGTGTAGAAAAGTTTTCTGTTGAAAATATAAGTAAAGACTGGAATAAACTAATTGAAAATTTAAATGAAAACTAG
- a CDS encoding FdtA/QdtA family cupin domain-containing protein, with amino-acid sequence MKTSVNDVKIIEVPTVSDTRGKLAVVEKDCIPFAVKRVYYLYDVPSDSYRGGHAHKNLYQFLIPLSGSFEVHLKDGENERKITLNKPNKGLLIVPGIWREIDNFSSGSVCLVLASNEYDESDYIRAYKDFELFKRT; translated from the coding sequence ATGAAAACTAGCGTAAACGACGTTAAAATTATTGAAGTACCAACAGTAAGTGATACTCGTGGTAAGCTAGCTGTTGTTGAAAAAGATTGCATACCATTTGCCGTTAAAAGAGTATATTATTTATATGATGTGCCAAGCGATTCTTATCGTGGTGGTCATGCGCATAAAAACTTATATCAGTTTCTAATTCCTTTAAGTGGTAGTTTTGAAGTGCATTTAAAAGATGGTGAAAACGAAAGAAAAATAACCTTAAATAAACCCAATAAAGGCTTGTTAATTGTCCCTGGAATCTGGCGGGAAATTGATAACTTTTCTTCTGGTTCTGTATGCTTGGTTTTAGCTTCTAACGAATATGATGAAAGCGACTACATAAGAGCCTATAAAGACTTCGAGTTATTTAAACGGACTTAA
- a CDS encoding glycosyltransferase family A protein, with protein MPFFSIIIPLYNKEHFIVNTIQSALDQTFQDFEILIVNDGSTDGSLQSLSVLKDSRIQVHTIKNQGVSHARNYGIEKANADYIAFLDADDLWLNNHLAQLKKLTEDFPNCGLYANAYVKKIGEITLESDYIDIPKAWNGIVTDYFKSSIFSCIAWTSAVMVPKKILEDYNGFDEKITFGAGEDTDLWIKIAIQHQVAFNSNVTAIYNLHAENRISNSNTNLRNFLDLEAYEEEAKNNASLKTYLDLNRFSIALQYKLVGNKKQMDFYLKHLDKSNLNAKQRFLLSCNKSVLVFLMKTQNVLRQFHVNLSPFK; from the coding sequence ATGCCCTTTTTTTCCATAATAATTCCATTATACAACAAAGAACATTTTATTGTTAACACAATACAGAGTGCTCTTGACCAAACATTTCAAGATTTTGAAATCCTTATAGTTAATGATGGTTCTACAGATGGCAGTCTACAAAGTTTAAGCGTACTTAAGGATTCTAGGATCCAAGTGCATACTATAAAAAATCAAGGTGTTTCTCATGCCAGAAACTACGGAATTGAAAAAGCAAATGCAGATTATATTGCTTTTTTAGATGCGGATGATTTATGGCTAAATAACCATTTAGCACAACTAAAAAAACTCACCGAAGATTTCCCTAATTGCGGTTTGTATGCAAATGCGTATGTAAAGAAAATAGGCGAAATTACATTAGAATCTGATTATATAGATATTCCGAAAGCTTGGAATGGCATTGTTACAGACTATTTTAAATCTAGTATATTTAGTTGTATTGCTTGGACATCTGCAGTAATGGTTCCTAAAAAAATATTAGAAGATTATAATGGGTTTGATGAAAAAATCACATTTGGAGCTGGCGAAGACACCGACTTATGGATTAAAATCGCCATACAACACCAAGTCGCTTTTAATAGTAATGTTACTGCTATTTACAACTTGCATGCAGAAAACAGAATCTCAAACTCTAATACGAACTTAAGAAATTTTCTAGATTTAGAGGCCTACGAAGAAGAAGCGAAAAACAATGCTTCATTAAAAACGTATCTAGATTTAAATAGATTTTCTATTGCATTACAATACAAACTTGTGGGTAATAAAAAACAGATGGATTTTTACTTAAAACATTTAGATAAAAGTAATTTAAACGCGAAACAGCGTTTTTTACTTAGTTGTAATAAAAGTGTTTTAGTCTTTTTAATGAAAACACAAAATGTATTAAGACAGTTTCATGTTAATTTAAGTCCGTTTAAATAA
- a CDS encoding glycosyltransferase family 2 protein, whose protein sequence is MLSILIPTYNYNISALVAEVYAQIKQLDVAFEILCYDDGSKDKSIIAANKEINSLENTKYHILEKNIGRSAIRNLLAKEAKFEWLLFLDADVLPKEKDFIATYLKSITKTSQVIYGGILYSEKKPNNNHLLRWAYGRKREALPTIQRNQNPYLSFLTLNFLIKKDVFNVVSFDEDIPNLRHEDTLFSYHLKLKQIKIEHIENPTYHLGLEESSLFLKKSIESVDALHLFLKQNLIPKDYTLITKVFFKLKKVKLHYMFAFIYKAFKGSFDKNLLSKKPSLYLFDLYRLSYLCYLHT, encoded by the coding sequence ATGCTCTCTATATTAATTCCCACATACAATTACAACATTAGCGCTCTTGTGGCGGAAGTGTATGCCCAAATAAAGCAGCTAGATGTGGCTTTTGAAATATTGTGTTATGATGATGGCTCCAAAGATAAAAGCATTATTGCTGCCAATAAAGAGATTAATAGTCTAGAAAACACAAAATACCATATACTAGAAAAAAACATTGGTAGAAGTGCTATTAGAAATCTTTTAGCAAAAGAAGCAAAATTTGAATGGTTGCTTTTTTTGGATGCAGATGTACTACCAAAAGAAAAAGACTTTATAGCTACCTATTTAAAATCCATAACCAAAACATCGCAAGTTATTTATGGCGGAATTTTGTATAGCGAAAAGAAACCTAACAATAACCACTTACTACGATGGGCTTACGGAAGAAAACGTGAAGCACTGCCTACAATACAAAGAAACCAAAATCCTTACTTAAGCTTTTTAACGCTTAACTTTCTAATTAAAAAAGACGTATTTAATGTTGTCTCTTTTGATGAAGATATACCCAATTTAAGACATGAAGACACGCTGTTTTCATATCATTTAAAATTAAAACAGATTAAAATAGAACATATTGAAAATCCAACATACCATTTAGGTTTAGAAGAAAGCAGCTTGTTTTTAAAAAAATCTATCGAATCTGTAGATGCTTTACACCTATTTTTAAAACAAAACTTAATCCCTAAAGACTATACACTAATAACTAAAGTGTTTTTTAAACTAAAAAAAGTAAAGCTTCATTATATGTTTGCCTTTATTTATAAAGCATTTAAAGGTTCTTTTGATAAAAACTTACTTTCAAAAAAACCTTCTCTCTACCTATTTGATTTATACAGATTAAGCTACCTTTGTTACTTACACACGTAA
- a CDS encoding cell division ATP-binding protein FtsE has product MSNLVLQLKDVSIFQGNNLVLSDVNVEVNKGDFVYLIGKTGSGKSSFMKTLYGDLALTQGEGHIVDYDLRKLKEKDIPFLRRKLGVVFQDFKLLTDRTINDNLLFVLKATGWKDKDKMKTRIDEVLDKVAMKTKGFKFPHELSGGEQQRVAIARALLNDPELILADEPTGNLDPQTSIEVMEVLQEINKNGNTILMATHDYALLLKYPSKTLKCDENQIFEVVQRKS; this is encoded by the coding sequence ATGTCGAATCTTGTTTTACAATTAAAAGATGTTTCTATTTTTCAAGGAAACAACTTAGTGCTTTCTGATGTCAATGTAGAAGTTAACAAAGGAGATTTTGTCTATTTAATAGGAAAAACGGGTTCTGGGAAAAGTAGTTTTATGAAAACACTTTATGGCGATTTGGCTTTAACACAAGGTGAAGGACATATTGTAGATTATGATTTACGTAAATTAAAGGAAAAGGACATTCCGTTTTTAAGACGAAAGCTTGGTGTTGTTTTTCAAGATTTCAAATTACTAACAGATAGAACGATTAACGACAATTTATTATTTGTTTTAAAAGCAACAGGCTGGAAAGACAAAGATAAAATGAAAACTAGAATTGATGAAGTTTTAGATAAGGTTGCCATGAAAACCAAAGGTTTTAAGTTTCCGCATGAACTTTCTGGTGGAGAACAACAACGTGTTGCTATTGCTAGAGCCTTATTGAATGATCCTGAATTAATCCTAGCAGATGAGCCAACAGGAAATCTAGATCCGCAAACCAGTATTGAGGTTATGGAAGTTTTACAAGAAATTAATAAAAATGGAAATACTATTTTAATGGCTACGCATGATTATGCTTTGTTATTAAAATACCCAAGTAAGACTTTAAAGTGTGATGAAAATCAGATTTTTGAAGTGGTACAACGTAAGAGTTAA